A window of Deinococcus aquaedulcis contains these coding sequences:
- a CDS encoding ArsR/SmtB family transcription factor encodes MPVSRHRVLRVEGQEALVVLKALANETRLLLLSQLSQNVMNVSELADALNLPHSTVNFNLNHLHAAGLISFEYEPGTRGSQKLCSKRYDEIVYKLPGVDVESNPHQVSVSMPIGNYTHIEAQPTCGLASETKIIGMLDNPRSMYEPDHVYAQILWFGRAGFVEYTFPNNLPYGALPDTLDLSMELCSEAPQYDPEWPSDITLFINGHEVGTYTSPGDFGGARTHLTPRWWNEDQTTHGLLKHWIVTAQGAYIDGERLSDLTIGDLNLQGANQIKVRLEVRAEARNCGGMTLFGRKFGNYEQDIVMRTSYVFPGEAPRVP; translated from the coding sequence ATGCCCGTGTCCAGACATCGCGTCCTCAGAGTGGAAGGCCAGGAGGCGCTGGTGGTGCTCAAGGCGCTGGCAAATGAGACCCGGCTGCTGCTGCTGAGCCAGCTGTCGCAGAACGTCATGAACGTCTCTGAGCTGGCCGACGCCCTGAACCTGCCGCATTCCACAGTGAACTTCAATCTGAACCACCTGCACGCCGCCGGGCTGATCTCGTTTGAGTACGAGCCCGGCACGCGCGGCTCGCAGAAGCTCTGCTCCAAGCGCTACGACGAGATCGTGTACAAGCTGCCCGGCGTGGATGTGGAATCCAACCCGCATCAGGTCAGTGTCTCCATGCCCATTGGCAACTACACCCACATCGAGGCGCAGCCCACCTGTGGCCTCGCCTCGGAAACCAAGATCATCGGCATGCTGGACAACCCCCGGTCCATGTACGAACCCGACCATGTGTACGCGCAGATTCTGTGGTTTGGCCGCGCGGGCTTCGTGGAATACACCTTTCCCAACAACCTGCCCTACGGCGCCCTGCCCGACACCCTGGACCTGAGCATGGAACTGTGCTCCGAGGCGCCGCAGTACGACCCCGAATGGCCCTCAGACATCACCCTGTTCATCAACGGCCACGAGGTCGGCACCTACACCAGCCCCGGCGACTTTGGCGGCGCGCGCACCCACCTCACACCGCGCTGGTGGAACGAGGACCAGACCACCCACGGCCTGCTCAAGCACTGGATTGTGACCGCGCAGGGGGCCTACATTGACGGCGAGCGGCTGTCTGATCTCACCATTGGGGACCTGAACCTGCAGGGCGCCAACCAGATCAAGGTGCGCTTAGAGGTGCGGGCCGAGGCGCGCAACTGCGGCGGCATGACCCTGTTTGGCCGCAAGTTCGGCAATTACGAGCAGGACATTGTGATGCGCACCAGCTACGTGTTCCCCGGCGAAGCCCCCCGCGTGCCCTGA
- a CDS encoding carbohydrate ABC transporter permease: MTTVPPEGAPVRAQPPRRRRLPREWPRFLVLCLLSLLFLAPVYWMISTSFKTEADAIASPVQWWPAHPTLENYRAVLTSPDGNILRWTWNSLFVALTFTVLHVALCALTAYPLARMRFPGRNAWFWFILSSLMIPGIVTLVPTYIMMLNFGWINSFHALIWPGISGVFGVFLLRQFFVGIPRELEEAARLDGAGNFQILWRIILPLSVPSLVTLAVFAFMGSWNNYLWPLYTVTDVDKMTLPVGITTFSQRYTTEYGKLMAATTLAAVPALVAYLIAQRFLEAGLSTTGLKE, translated from the coding sequence ATGACCACGGTGCCGCCCGAAGGAGCGCCTGTCCGGGCCCAGCCCCCCCGACGCCGCCGCTTACCGCGCGAGTGGCCCCGTTTTCTGGTGCTGTGTCTGCTGTCGCTGCTGTTTCTGGCGCCCGTGTACTGGATGATCAGCACGTCGTTTAAAACCGAGGCCGACGCCATCGCGTCGCCGGTGCAGTGGTGGCCCGCGCACCCCACCCTGGAGAACTACCGCGCGGTGCTGACCTCGCCGGACGGCAACATTCTGCGCTGGACCTGGAATTCGCTGTTCGTGGCGCTGACCTTTACCGTGCTGCACGTGGCCCTGTGTGCCCTGACCGCCTACCCGCTGGCCCGCATGCGCTTTCCGGGCCGCAACGCGTGGTTCTGGTTCATCCTGTCCAGCCTGATGATTCCGGGGATCGTGACCCTGGTGCCCACCTACATCATGATGCTGAACTTCGGGTGGATCAATTCGTTCCACGCGCTGATCTGGCCGGGCATCAGCGGGGTGTTCGGGGTGTTCTTGCTGAGGCAGTTTTTCGTGGGGATTCCCCGCGAACTGGAAGAAGCCGCCCGGCTGGACGGCGCGGGCAATTTTCAGATTCTGTGGCGCATCATCCTGCCGCTCAGCGTGCCCTCGCTGGTGACGCTGGCGGTGTTCGCCTTTATGGGGTCGTGGAACAACTACCTGTGGCCGCTGTACACGGTGACCGACGTGGACAAGATGACGCTGCCGGTGGGGATCACCACCTTTTCCCAGCGCTACACCACCGAATACGGCAAGTTGATGGCCGCCACCACCCTGGCCGCCGTGCCCGCCCTGGTGGCCTACCTGATTGCCCAGCGCTTTCTGGAAGCAGGGCTGTCCACCACCGGCCTGAAAGAGTAG
- a CDS encoding ABC transporter substrate-binding protein has translation MNRLARSLSLALLLAGTATAQKVSLTYLHGFTGPDRPVMEALIKKFNDTHPNIEVRGQAQPWGTTWQQLPALVASGRAPDVVVINEDQITGFIARGALTPLTAPEMKTAGLDKNKFFGPLFKTADYKGQSYGVPISSVAYVMFYNKDLMRKVGLDPNKPPRTRAEFLRAAQLCTVDKSGKNATQAGFDPKNLDTWGVSLYNNWVGARAAYAAILQNGGAMTDRNQNAAFNSPQAVSAVQFLVDLVQKHGVARPNATEEAELAAFSQGKVCMFPSGQWYLDRFESQKMNFGVTFMPRVGGSVRDAAWGGSSHLTLPRQPASYSAAKRRAALEFMAWMAQPEQNLAWTATGSLPTQAAVAGNPRFETAAISGIFDRLNNVYATSGFPWVGQVMGPFDAAWEAAYLGKKPVAKALNDGVAEANKQIEQARKNFR, from the coding sequence ATGAACCGTTTGGCCCGTTCCCTGAGTCTGGCCCTGCTGCTTGCGGGCACCGCGACCGCCCAGAAAGTCAGCCTCACCTACCTACACGGCTTTACTGGCCCGGACCGCCCGGTGATGGAAGCCCTGATCAAGAAATTCAACGACACCCACCCCAACATTGAGGTGCGGGGGCAAGCGCAGCCCTGGGGCACCACGTGGCAGCAGCTGCCCGCCCTCGTGGCGTCTGGCCGCGCGCCGGACGTGGTGGTGATCAACGAAGACCAGATCACCGGCTTTATTGCGCGCGGCGCCCTGACGCCGCTGACCGCCCCCGAGATGAAAACGGCGGGCCTGGACAAGAACAAGTTCTTTGGACCTCTGTTCAAAACGGCCGACTACAAGGGCCAGTCCTACGGCGTGCCCATTTCCAGCGTGGCGTACGTGATGTTCTACAACAAGGACCTGATGAGAAAAGTTGGGCTGGACCCCAACAAGCCGCCCCGCACCCGCGCCGAGTTTCTGCGTGCGGCGCAGCTGTGCACAGTGGACAAGAGTGGCAAGAACGCCACGCAGGCCGGCTTTGATCCCAAGAACCTCGACACCTGGGGGGTAAGCCTGTACAACAACTGGGTGGGGGCCCGGGCTGCCTACGCCGCTATTCTGCAGAACGGCGGCGCCATGACTGACCGCAACCAGAACGCCGCGTTTAACTCGCCCCAGGCAGTCAGCGCCGTGCAGTTCCTGGTGGATCTGGTGCAGAAGCACGGCGTGGCGCGCCCCAACGCCACCGAGGAAGCCGAACTGGCCGCCTTCTCGCAGGGCAAGGTGTGCATGTTCCCCAGCGGGCAGTGGTACCTGGACCGCTTTGAGAGCCAGAAGATGAACTTTGGCGTGACCTTTATGCCGCGCGTTGGTGGTTCGGTGCGCGACGCGGCCTGGGGTGGGTCGAGCCACCTGACGCTGCCGCGCCAGCCCGCCAGCTACAGCGCCGCCAAACGCCGCGCCGCGCTGGAATTCATGGCCTGGATGGCCCAGCCCGAGCAGAACCTCGCCTGGACCGCCACCGGCAGCCTGCCCACCCAGGCGGCCGTGGCTGGCAACCCCCGCTTCGAAACGGCTGCCATCAGCGGGATTTTTGACCGCCTGAACAATGTGTACGCCACCAGTGGCTTCCCCTGGGTGGGGCAGGTCATGGGGCCCTTTGACGCCGCGTGGGAAGCCGCTTACCTGGGCAAGAAGCCGGTGGCCAAGGCCCTGAACGACGGTGTGGCCGAGGCCAACAAGCAGATTGAGCAGGCCCGCAAGAACTTCCGCTAA
- a CDS encoding TetR/AcrR family transcriptional regulator has translation MPYPAKLTPEAIQAAAWALLEQGGPAALGMRPLAEALGVRPSSLYRHVGSREALLSTLAEQAASALRAELAAAAGLPPRAALATVAQAYWHFARTRPHAYDLLLTPVAPQAPGLRTPAGKALWGALLERVGALTGHPDDTGHAVAYWTFLHGAAALERAGLYGQSGPQGGVEIGLGALLDRMEAAGHLSSRPAGAPA, from the coding sequence ATGCCTTATCCCGCCAAACTCACGCCCGAGGCCATTCAGGCGGCGGCCTGGGCCCTGCTGGAACAGGGCGGGCCGGCGGCCCTGGGCATGCGCCCCCTGGCCGAGGCACTGGGCGTGCGCCCCAGCAGCCTGTACCGCCATGTGGGTAGCCGCGAAGCCCTGCTGAGCACCCTGGCCGAACAGGCCGCCAGCGCTCTGCGCGCCGAACTGGCAGCGGCGGCCGGGCTGCCCCCCCGCGCGGCGTTGGCGACAGTGGCGCAGGCCTACTGGCACTTTGCCCGCACGCGGCCCCATGCCTACGACCTGCTGCTGACCCCTGTGGCGCCCCAGGCACCGGGCTTAAGGACCCCGGCTGGCAAGGCGCTGTGGGGCGCGCTGCTGGAGCGGGTGGGCGCGCTGACTGGCCACCCCGACGATACCGGGCACGCGGTGGCCTACTGGACCTTTCTGCACGGCGCAGCGGCGCTGGAGCGGGCGGGACTGTACGGCCAGAGTGGGCCACAGGGCGGCGTGGAGATCGGCCTGGGGGCGCTGCTGGACCGGATGGAGGCGGCCGGGCACCTGTCCTCGCGGCCAGCGGGGGCGCCCGCGTAG
- a CDS encoding carbohydrate ABC transporter permease, whose protein sequence is MTTTQAPATHAPPGTRRRGSLEPYLYLLPHAALFFMFTVYPIGYGLYISLHRWDLLNNTQTFVGTEFFRNLFTSGTPQFEFFWRTLWNTTFFTLVSVPLLVAAALGLAALLHRPIFGRTFFRAVFFMPGILTVSVMGILWRWMFDNQIGLVNAARDLMTGAPPIAWLSTEGLAWVPIVVGTIWWTVGFNMTLYLAAMSNIPHSLYEAAALDGATGTQQFRFITWPMLTPITLFVVITTALASFQLFGQSLVITNGGPTRSTQSVIQYITEEGFTNSQISSAAAMGFVFGLMMLVLTAAQFRLMARDVQSAEEK, encoded by the coding sequence GTGACCACCACCCAGGCGCCCGCCACGCACGCGCCGCCCGGCACCCGCCGCCGGGGCTCGCTGGAGCCGTACCTGTACCTGCTGCCCCACGCGGCGCTGTTTTTCATGTTCACCGTCTATCCCATCGGGTACGGGCTGTACATTAGCCTGCACCGCTGGGACCTGCTGAACAACACCCAGACCTTCGTGGGCACCGAGTTCTTCCGCAACCTGTTCACCAGCGGCACCCCGCAGTTCGAGTTCTTCTGGCGCACCCTGTGGAACACCACCTTCTTCACCCTGGTCAGCGTGCCGCTGCTGGTGGCCGCTGCGTTGGGGCTGGCCGCGCTGCTGCACCGGCCCATTTTTGGGCGCACCTTTTTCCGGGCGGTGTTTTTCATGCCGGGCATCCTGACTGTTTCCGTGATGGGCATTCTGTGGCGCTGGATGTTCGACAACCAGATTGGGCTGGTGAACGCCGCGCGCGACCTGATGACCGGCGCGCCGCCTATCGCGTGGCTGTCCACCGAGGGGCTGGCCTGGGTGCCTATCGTGGTGGGCACGATCTGGTGGACGGTGGGCTTCAACATGACCCTGTATCTGGCGGCCATGAGCAACATTCCCCACAGCCTGTATGAAGCGGCGGCGCTGGACGGCGCCACGGGCACGCAGCAGTTCCGCTTTATCACGTGGCCCATGCTCACGCCCATCACGCTGTTCGTGGTGATCACCACGGCGCTGGCGTCCTTTCAGCTGTTCGGGCAGTCGCTGGTGATCACCAACGGCGGCCCCACGCGCTCCACCCAGAGCGTGATTCAGTACATCACCGAAGAGGGCTTTACCAACTCGCAGATTTCCAGCGCGGCGGCCATGGGCTTTGTGTTTGGCCTGATGATGCTGGTGCTCACGGCCGCGCAGTTCCGGTTGATGGCGCGCGACGTTCAGAGCGCGGAGGAGAAATGA
- a CDS encoding MBL fold metallo-hydrolase, whose translation MSARHSAHPPIRLAQFGLVNTYLVPESDGLTLIDAGLPGLERRLPPLIARLGRPLRRVAITHAHADHVGSLDALVAAHPGLEVLLGEHDAPGLAALGVQSAPTRLLRAGDRVRSLVVLDTPGHSPGHVAYLDERDGTLYSGDTFVNVPGLHVASVLSAVFPLPTLGTHDPAGTTASARALLAVPARFLATGHGPVVRDPGPAMRRAVAQAEEGRAPSRLTAQVAAFVGRLTGMTTGGAVAAKAGLAGRGG comes from the coding sequence ATGTCGGCACGCCACAGCGCCCACCCGCCCATCCGGCTGGCCCAGTTTGGGCTGGTCAACACCTACCTCGTCCCCGAATCCGATGGCCTGACCCTGATTGACGCGGGCCTGCCCGGCCTGGAACGGCGCCTGCCCCCGCTGATTGCCCGCCTGGGCCGGCCGCTGCGCCGGGTGGCCATCACCCACGCGCACGCGGACCATGTGGGCAGCCTGGACGCCCTGGTGGCCGCGCACCCGGGGCTGGAGGTGCTGCTGGGCGAACACGACGCCCCGGGGCTGGCGGCGCTGGGGGTGCAGAGCGCTCCCACCCGCCTGCTGCGCGCCGGGGACCGCGTGCGCTCCCTGGTCGTGCTGGACACCCCGGGCCACTCGCCGGGCCACGTGGCGTACCTGGATGAGCGCGACGGCACCCTGTACAGCGGCGACACCTTCGTGAACGTGCCAGGGCTTCACGTGGCCAGCGTGCTGAGCGCTGTGTTCCCCCTGCCCACCCTGGGCACCCATGACCCGGCCGGGACCACCGCAAGCGCCCGCGCGCTGCTGGCCGTGCCTGCCCGCTTTCTGGCCACTGGGCACGGCCCCGTGGTGCGAGACCCGGGACCCGCCATGAGGCGCGCCGTGGCCCAGGCCGAAGAGGGCCGCGCACCCAGTCGCCTGACCGCGCAGGTGGCCGCCTTCGTGGGGCGCCTGACCGGCATGACCACCGGGGGCGCGGTGGCCGCCAAGGCCGGGCTGGCCGGGAGGGGCGGCTAG
- a CDS encoding glycoside hydrolase family 43 protein: MLKPLFLALGLLVGSWAQAGGAASPPPTATATTFSNPVLDANFPDPFVLRAGTQYHAYATNGSGGNVPHAVSRDLVHWERVGDAMPVLPAWVQPGLTWAPEVVQLAGRYVLYFTARDLKSGRQCIGVATAAQPAGPFKGQGSGPLVCQVEEGGSIDASPFVDTDGRAYLLWKNDGNCCNLSTRIYLQPLAKDGLSLTGKATDLIQNFQLWEGAVIEAPTLYKAGGTYYLLYSAGPFDSDLYAVGYATASKVTGPYSKSADNPVLTSRGAVAGPGHQSVVTDGAGQTWLVYHAWTAGQIGDQVGYRSMRLDRVTFSGGRLKLSGPTLTPQPAPRPAR, translated from the coding sequence ATGCTCAAACCCCTGTTTCTGGCCCTTGGCCTGCTGGTGGGCTCCTGGGCCCAAGCGGGGGGCGCCGCAAGCCCCCCGCCCACCGCGACAGCCACCACCTTCAGCAACCCGGTGCTGGACGCCAATTTCCCGGATCCCTTCGTTCTGCGGGCCGGCACGCAGTACCACGCCTACGCCACCAACGGCAGCGGCGGCAACGTGCCGCACGCGGTCAGCCGCGATCTGGTGCACTGGGAGCGGGTGGGCGACGCCATGCCCGTGCTGCCTGCCTGGGTGCAGCCGGGCCTGACCTGGGCGCCCGAAGTGGTGCAACTGGCCGGGCGCTACGTGCTGTACTTCACCGCCCGGGACCTGAAGAGTGGCCGCCAGTGCATTGGCGTGGCCACCGCTGCGCAGCCCGCTGGGCCGTTCAAGGGCCAGGGCAGCGGGCCGCTGGTCTGTCAGGTGGAGGAAGGCGGCAGCATTGACGCCAGCCCCTTCGTGGACACGGACGGCCGCGCCTACCTGCTGTGGAAAAACGACGGCAACTGCTGCAACCTCAGCACCCGCATCTACCTGCAGCCGCTGGCCAAGGATGGCCTGAGCCTGACCGGCAAAGCCACCGACCTGATCCAGAATTTCCAGCTGTGGGAGGGTGCCGTCATTGAAGCGCCCACCCTGTACAAGGCGGGCGGCACATATTACCTGCTGTATTCGGCTGGGCCCTTTGACAGCGACCTGTACGCGGTGGGCTACGCCACCGCCAGCAAGGTGACCGGCCCCTACAGCAAGTCTGCCGACAACCCGGTGCTGACCAGCCGGGGCGCGGTGGCGGGCCCCGGCCACCAGTCGGTGGTGACCGACGGCGCGGGGCAGACGTGGCTGGTGTACCACGCCTGGACCGCCGGCCAGATTGGCGATCAGGTGGGCTACCGCAGCATGCGCCTGGACCGTGTGACCTTCAGCGGGGGCCGGCTGAAGCTCAGTGGGCCCACCCTCACGCCGCAGCCCGCCCCTCGCCCCGCCCGATGA
- a CDS encoding glycoside hydrolase family 43 protein — MTGPRFPGYFADPFVLAWQGTYYAYGTGLHGHEEGGNGRAFEVLSSPDLQHWTSHGGALTPVLAERRDYWAPEVAEQNGVFYLYYSVGQGDQGHHLRVATATHPLGPFTDQGLNLTPDEPFAIDPHPFRAQNGQWYLYFARDELGGERVGTMLAVMPLRDLLTPAGPPQTVLRPSADWQLYSRQRPMYGQVYDWHTLEGPFVVFRFGQYHCFYSGGAWTSATYGVGHAVADHPLGPWHEPAGAATVLRSGLNGWIGPGHNSLVVGPDGQDHIVFHAWNAGHTHRQLHVARLDWTGGVPRVQEEED, encoded by the coding sequence ATGACCGGCCCCCGCTTTCCCGGCTACTTTGCCGACCCCTTCGTGCTGGCGTGGCAGGGGACCTATTACGCCTACGGCACCGGCCTGCACGGCCATGAAGAGGGCGGCAACGGGCGGGCCTTTGAGGTGCTGTCCTCGCCCGATCTGCAGCACTGGACCTCGCACGGAGGCGCCCTGACCCCGGTGCTGGCCGAGCGGCGCGACTACTGGGCGCCCGAGGTGGCCGAGCAGAACGGCGTGTTCTACCTGTACTACTCGGTGGGGCAGGGCGACCAGGGCCACCACCTGCGGGTGGCGACGGCCACCCATCCCCTGGGGCCCTTCACCGACCAGGGGCTGAACCTGACCCCAGATGAGCCTTTCGCCATTGACCCCCACCCGTTCCGCGCCCAGAACGGGCAGTGGTACCTGTATTTTGCCCGCGATGAACTGGGCGGCGAGCGCGTGGGCACCATGCTGGCGGTGATGCCCCTTCGCGACCTCCTGACCCCGGCCGGGCCGCCCCAGACGGTGCTGCGGCCCTCGGCCGATTGGCAGCTGTACAGCCGGCAGCGGCCCATGTACGGGCAGGTGTACGACTGGCACACCCTCGAAGGGCCGTTTGTGGTGTTCCGCTTCGGCCAGTACCACTGCTTTTATTCCGGCGGGGCCTGGACCAGCGCCACCTACGGCGTGGGGCACGCGGTGGCCGACCATCCGCTGGGGCCGTGGCACGAACCGGCTGGGGCGGCCACCGTCCTGCGCAGTGGGCTGAACGGCTGGATTGGGCCGGGCCACAACTCGCTGGTGGTCGGGCCAGACGGGCAGGACCACATTGTCTTTCATGCCTGGAACGCTGGGCACACGCACCGCCAGTTGCACGTGGCCCGGCTGGACTGGACCGGCGGCGTGCCCCGGGTGCAGGAGGAAGAAGACTGA
- a CDS encoding alpha-amylase family glycosyl hydrolase, translating into MSIFPLLSTQHDHTPAYTGRLGAPLGETVRVRLRTTLPVTEVKFKLVRVGEIEAHPAREVEVAGDLPGRWFEADLPVHEGRVRYAWQLNFGNDHLHLTALGLHRTRRGFRSWFTYLAGHTAPEWAWESVFYQIFPDRFRNGDPSNDVQTGEYVYSGRAVEHVAWNTPIDAWGDIHGHYGGDLNGITQALPYLQDLGITGLWLTPIFVSPSNHRYDITDYRHVDPHLGGDAAWDELVGAAQRAGIRLVLDGVFNHVGNEHALFQAALDDHAAPERELFTWRDEPGKPPYHAFFDVPTLPKIDYRNPAAIDEFFSGEESVVRHWLRRGAAGWRLDVAHMIGTGGTDEDNLPLHRTLKRAAREERGDAYVFGERFYDPEHALDGQGEDGSMNYHGFGLPVMQWLARGNLTFEPSNLGGEELAELLWDAYHALSPQVALSMFNVLESHDVPRALYRLGNDRTLFQAALTFLMTYAGVPCTYYGSEVGLSQSRDGAMPWCREAMPWDEAAWDQPLRARVKALIAVRREQLALQRGNLRFLHAEDDAVAFLREYTHEDGRVVRAAVIISRRPQAHEVALALPGGEWRDALSGETLSGGQVTVQAAGGRILLQG; encoded by the coding sequence ATGTCCATTTTTCCCCTGCTGTCCACCCAACACGACCACACCCCTGCCTACACCGGGCGCCTGGGCGCGCCCCTGGGCGAGACCGTCCGCGTGCGCCTGCGCACCACCCTGCCGGTAACGGAGGTGAAGTTCAAGCTGGTGCGCGTGGGTGAAATTGAAGCGCACCCCGCGCGGGAAGTGGAGGTGGCCGGCGACCTGCCCGGCCGCTGGTTCGAGGCCGATCTGCCCGTGCACGAAGGCCGCGTGCGCTACGCGTGGCAGCTGAACTTTGGCAACGACCACCTGCACCTCACGGCGCTGGGCCTGCACCGCACCCGGCGTGGCTTTCGCTCGTGGTTCACGTACCTTGCCGGCCACACGGCTCCCGAATGGGCCTGGGAGAGCGTCTTTTACCAGATCTTCCCCGACCGTTTCCGCAACGGCGACCCCAGCAACGACGTGCAGACCGGTGAATACGTGTACAGCGGCCGGGCCGTGGAGCACGTGGCGTGGAACACCCCCATCGACGCCTGGGGCGATATCCACGGGCATTACGGCGGCGACCTGAACGGCATCACCCAGGCGCTGCCCTACCTGCAGGATCTGGGCATCACCGGGCTGTGGCTGACCCCCATTTTCGTGTCGCCCAGCAACCACCGCTACGACATCACCGATTACCGCCATGTGGACCCCCACCTGGGCGGCGACGCGGCCTGGGACGAACTGGTGGGCGCGGCCCAGCGGGCGGGCATCCGGCTGGTGCTGGACGGCGTGTTCAACCATGTGGGCAATGAGCACGCGCTGTTTCAGGCGGCGCTGGACGACCACGCGGCCCCCGAGCGCGAACTGTTCACCTGGCGCGACGAGCCCGGCAAGCCGCCGTACCACGCCTTTTTCGATGTGCCCACGCTGCCCAAGATTGACTACCGCAACCCGGCAGCGATTGATGAATTCTTCAGCGGCGAGGAGTCCGTGGTGCGCCACTGGCTGCGCCGGGGCGCGGCAGGCTGGCGCCTGGACGTGGCCCACATGATCGGCACGGGCGGCACCGACGAAGACAACCTGCCGCTGCACCGCACCCTCAAACGCGCCGCGCGTGAGGAACGCGGCGACGCCTACGTGTTCGGCGAGCGCTTTTACGACCCCGAGCACGCGCTGGACGGCCAGGGCGAGGACGGCTCCATGAATTACCACGGCTTTGGCCTGCCGGTGATGCAGTGGCTGGCGCGGGGCAACCTCACCTTTGAACCCAGCAACCTGGGCGGCGAGGAACTGGCCGAGCTGCTCTGGGACGCCTACCACGCCCTGTCGCCGCAGGTGGCCCTGAGCATGTTTAACGTGCTGGAATCGCACGACGTGCCGCGTGCCCTGTACCGCCTGGGCAATGACCGCACGCTGTTCCAGGCCGCCCTGACCTTCCTGATGACCTACGCCGGAGTGCCCTGCACCTACTACGGCTCAGAGGTGGGCCTGAGCCAGTCGCGCGACGGCGCCATGCCCTGGTGCCGCGAGGCCATGCCCTGGGACGAGGCCGCGTGGGACCAGCCCCTGCGCGCCCGGGTGAAGGCCCTGATCGCGGTGCGCCGCGAGCAGCTGGCCCTGCAGCGCGGCAACCTGCGCTTTCTGCACGCCGAGGACGACGCGGTGGCGTTCCTGCGCGAATACACCCATGAGGACGGCCGCGTCGTGCGCGCGGCGGTGATTATCAGCCGCCGCCCCCAGGCCCACGAGGTCGCGCTGGCCCTGCCCGGCGGCGAGTGGCGCGACGCTCTAAGCGGCGAGACCCTAAGTGGCGGTCAGGTGACGGTGCAGGCTGCTGGCGGCCGGATTCTGCTGCAGGGTTGA
- a CDS encoding barstar family protein: MTRADNGVMDTRTKIVDCSGVRSEQDFWAAYVHDVKPESPDFGRNFDAFRDALWGGPGWPDADELRFIHTSSLATFRDGQFIDMLREMAQGTDSVRLVFE; encoded by the coding sequence GTGACCCGAGCAGACAATGGTGTGATGGACACTCGAACCAAAATTGTCGATTGCTCTGGCGTGCGTTCTGAACAGGACTTCTGGGCGGCGTACGTGCACGATGTGAAGCCGGAAAGCCCAGACTTTGGTCGAAATTTCGATGCCTTTCGGGATGCCCTCTGGGGTGGTCCAGGCTGGCCTGATGCCGACGAGCTTCGCTTCATCCATACTTCGTCACTTGCAACTTTTCGTGACGGGCAATTCATCGACATGCTCAGGGAGATGGCACAAGGAACAGATTCAGTCCGGCTTGTCTTCGAGTAG